A single Rattus norvegicus strain BN/NHsdMcwi chromosome 5, GRCr8, whole genome shotgun sequence DNA region contains:
- the Aqp3 gene encoding aquaporin-3: MGRQKELMNRCGEMLHIRYRLLRQALAECLGTLILVMFGCGSVAQVVLSRGTHGGFLTINLAFGFAVTLAILVAGQVSGAHLNPAVTFAMCFLAREPWIKLPIYTLAQTLGAFLGAGIVFGLYYDAIWAFAGNELVVSGPNGTAGIFATYPSGHLDMVNGFFDQFIGTAALIVCVLAIVDPYNNPVPRGLEAFTVGLVVLVIGTSMGFNSGYAVNPARDFGPRLFTALAGWGSEVFTTGQNWWWVPIVSPLLGSIGGVFVYQLMIGCHLEQPLPSTEAENVKLAHMKHKEQI, from the exons ATGGGTCGACAGAAGGAGTTGATGAACCGTTGCGGGGAGATGCTCCACATCCGCTACCGGCTGCTTCGCCAGGCTCTGGCGGAGTGCCTGGGGACCCTCATCCTTGTG ATGTTCGGCTGTGGTTCCGTGGCTCAAGTGGTGCTCAGCCGAGGGACCCATGGTGGCTTCCTCACCATCAACTTGGCTTTTGGCTTCGCTGTCACCCTTGCCATCTTGGTGGCTGGCCAAGTGTCTG GAGCCCACTTGAACCCTGCTGTGACCTTTGCAATGTGCTTCCTGGCACGAGAGCCCTGGATCAAGCTGCCCATCTACACACTGGCACAGACCCTCGGGGCcttcttgggtgctgggattgttTTTGGGCTCTACTATG ATGCAATCTGGGCCTTTGCTGGCAATGAGCTTGTTGTCTCCGGCCCCAATGGCACAGCTGGTATCTTTGCCACCTATCCCTCTGGACACTTGGATATGGTCAATGGCTTCTTTGATCAG ttCATAGGCACAGCAGCccttattgtgtgtgtgctggcCATTGTTGACCCTTATAACAACCCTGTGCCCCGGGGCCTGGAGGCCTTCACTGTGGGCCTTGTGGTCCTGGTCATTGGGACCTCCATGGGCTTCAATTCTGGCTATGCCGTCAACCCAGCTCGTGACTTTGGACCTCGCCTTTTCACTGCCCTGGCTGGCTGGGGTTCAGAAGTCTTTAC GACTGGCCAGAACTGGTGGTGGGTACCCATCGTCTCTCCACTCCTGGGTTCCATTGGTGGTGTCTTCGTGTACCAGCTCATGATTGGCTGCCACCTGGAGCAGCCCCTGCCTTCCACTGAGGCAGAGAATGTGAAGCTGGCCCACATGAAGCACAAGGAGCAGATCTGA